The following nucleotide sequence is from Drosophila kikkawai strain 14028-0561.14 chromosome 2L, DkikHiC1v2, whole genome shotgun sequence.
GCATTTTTTGTTGCTAGTTTTTTGCTGTTTCACTGTTTTTTCTGCGCTTTTTTCCGACTCAAATCGATAGAAGCAAAGGGTGGCGAACTGGCAGCCAAAAATGCCAAACAAATTGATTGGAATCGAAAACGAAGCGCAAACGAAAACGATTCGAATGATTGACTGGCTGGCTgagtgactgactgactggctgACTGATGGATGGATGGACGGACAAAATATGATGGCTTATGGGGTAGCTGGTGAAACGTAACCAAGGGAACATGGACGTGGACGTGACAAGGCGAGAGAGTTCACCTTTGATTCCTTTGAGGGGCCCCGCAAAAACATTTTAGCCaggaatttaatttgattgccGCTCTCATgactgaatgaatgaatgaataaaCGTCGATGGTCGACAGCCATTTGTGCggctttttctatttttttcctgtttttttttcttttttgagaATGCAATTACGCAATGCAACTGCAATGCAAATTTGTGCCAGGCACATCCCGTCGATTGTTGCTCCGCGCACTGATGTGTTCGTGTTGGTGCCCCATTGTTGTCTTCCCTGCTCAGTCATCGAAAATGCATTTGGTATTATTTGCCGGCCGCTGCCCTGAGGAGACATCCGCCTCTGCATCCGCCTCCCCATCTGCAGCCTCATCCCGAGTCCATTCAAATCGAATCGAGGAGTAGAATCGAGCTGGAATCGCATCGAATTGAATGCATGGCAAGTGCATCTCACTTCTtccctgctgctgcggctccgCTTGCCCGGAGGCACTTCctgtgcactgagaaaaatcaaaacaatggGTGAGTTTCTAGGTAAAGCAGAAAAAGGTTTTGCAGGAAGAATTCAGTGGGGAATTATATGACTTTACGATTGCTGTTGGATTTCAGATACAATTCTGAACTGTTCCAATTCCCCTTATTTCTTTCCCCTTCTTTTTCTCGCCGTGTAACCGCCGGAATGGCCATGGAGGCGAAGGCTACAAAACCCGCAGCTCACAATGCAACTCATGGCTTCGACGAATCGGCGAACTCGACGTGTTTATTCACTGCATTTCCTGTTGATATTCAACAAATGTCAGCGGGTGCTCCCTCCCTCCCCTTGACTGTCTCTGAGTTTCTGAAGGAAACAGGAAGCGCATTTGCAGTGCTTTGGCAGCGCAGTTTGCAGAGGGAAGTGGCTATGAAGAGGGAGAGCCAGGAGCCGGGAGAGCCTGAAGCTATGCATTGATTTTTCCACTTATTGTTGGCAATTGAATGCTGACTCTCGACAATgctttcttaatttttcagatttttaaatttcaaattgagaaaacaaaacaaaaagtgtaTAAAGTTTACTCTCATAATTTCCCAAGATTTCGTTTAGAGATGAAAGCTCTAACATAATTGAACTTATCTGATAAATGCTTCCATGTTTAAACCTCGAGTGTAATTATTAAGTCGAGTATGCAAGCCCAGCCACTAGATCCTTCCTGCCTTCAACTGCATCCTGGCCCCAAGGCCAAGTTCCGTTTGAGtgtgaatttaattttcataaatatttcttcttctttggcAGCTACAGCTTAAAATGTAGCTGTAGCCTGAAGTTTGTGCAACGTCAGGACGTACGTCAGGACGTCGTCCTCGTCATCGCCTCGCTCTGTGGTTCCTTTTGCTGTTCGCCACAAAACATGGTGTGTGCCAGTGGAGAGCAGGTTGCTTGGTTGGCGAGGAGTGTGGCTAGCGATGCAGTTCAAGTGAAACACAAAAAATGTCaactaaaaaaagaaaaaaatgttttatgcATGGACAAACCACAACAAAGCGCGTAAATGTCATTTCCTTTCCGACTAAAAGGAtactttgaaattgaaattgtggTATTtttcacacaaacacacacagagagagagtcGCACAACCTGCAGCTGTTCCTGCCTGCTCCCTATCCAGCTGCAGCTTCGTTTTTAGATCCTTTGAAATCGTTTTTTCTAGCCAGTTTTTGTAGCTTTTAAGTGGCAGCCTTTAAAGTCTTCAAGGACACAGAGAGACAAGTGGCTAGCTAAAAATATGCTTAAGCATAAATGTTCTTCGGAAACTTCCTCAGCAAAAGGACATTATAACCATAACTATTTAGAGTAATATGCAGCCGACACCTTTTCTCTGCCTGTTTGGCTACATGAACATCCTGCAAAGGAACCACCAACTGTCCCAGAGCCAGGAGCAACACTACCATTGATGTGGCAAAACGACAAAGTGGCCAATAGCCAATGGTCACTGTGCAATATTGTGGGAATAGCATACTTTGCGGCTAATTACGCCCGACAAATAGGCAGGGAAGGGACCCTAACTGACCAGCTTGGCCCTTTGAGGGGTTCCCCACGGCAACGGAACATCAGGCTTTTATGACACACTTGCCAGGAGCGAGGGGAAAGGGCTTTCAATTAGGAAGAAGCTAACGTGACACAGAAGGTGGTAGTAAGAGGTGGCCAGAAATCGCACTTTTGTCTTAAGTAGAGCTCAGGCAGGGGACATGGACAGGATTCTTTTAAAACAAAGAGGGATTAGGATTTGAAATAACATttagtgattaaataaatattaaatttgaatatatttcaaCTGCCATTAAGTCTTCTTACCATCTTTAttgcttaaattaaaattatgagcAACTGTTACCAAGGAATAACCACTGTAAATCACTAAAGCAAGTGGCTCCCGGAGCTACTGAGCAGAACCACTGACAACACAAGCGACTAAGCATCAAAATTGAGTGAGAGGGGAGAGTAGGGGGAACCCGAATGCATTTTCCAACTGGCTGAGCCGCACTCACTGGGAAAACGGGGGGAAAGAGGGGTGTGAACGGATGGGTAATGCCTCAGGCTGATTCTCACGCCTCCTTCATCCCCCCCAAGACCCGGCCAATTATCGGCATTTTGCATTCggaatttgaaaattttgtgGGCAAGACACAGGAAGAGGCAGGGGAGGGTTCCTTCCAtgaattataatgccgaaaaacTTTCGAGCGACAGAATTGTTGAgtttggatttggatttggcaCTTGGAATCCAGCATTCCTCCTGCTCTTCCCGGCTCCGAACCCTAGAAACTGGAGCTCAGGCTCTGCTGAAATATTCATGCGTGTGGCGACAATTATGCCATGAAAATCCCATAAAGGAAAGTGCAAATACGACAGCAAATCCAAgggctaaaattaattaaaagcaaaaatatgCACTCAAACAATatagtaataacattttagtttaattatacattttaatatttataaactaaatagTATGGCAATTATTTTCAACAGGAGATGGCTTTAAGCAAAGAAAACCCTAActatattaaagaatattttaaagaacgTAGAAAATATGATTTGAAGAAACCAAAAAATCCAAGTCACTATAAAGGAAAGCGTAGATATGATTTCACTTAAGGCAGTCACAAGATTTTTAAGTATAAGATAAagaacaaatataaatattacaatcCCCTTCATGACATTCTCTATAATGTTGTGAAGATCTTTCAAAACATCAAACAGCATAATGATGTAGGACTTGTTTTCAGTATTCTTTTCAATTTTCGTTTGAATGTCGCCATCATTTGTTCCCTCTGAGCTGGATCCATCGCAGGAGCAAATCAGTTGCCGCAGCTTCTGGTAACAAGACTCTAAACAACGATCCTGTTCTTTGCCTTCATCGCTCTCAGCTTTGGGGCAATGGAAGTGCTTCAGATCTTGAGATTCCTTGACGTCGACCGCTTGTAGTGATTCCTCCTGACCAAGAGAATGCTCGTCACAAATTGGTTAGAGATATGGCCACCACTTACATCTATACTTAAGCCGAAATTCAGGAATAACAACACCAAAACACACACGCTTGGATTCATAGttaaatttcttgaattttagCGATGCTCCTCCTCTGACGTTGGCCAGCCGACTGAAGTCTGATTCGCACACTTCCCGATTGTTTGAGACTGAACTTAAATCGGGAATTCACACTAtatctttttgtatttatgcCTTAATCTTATCGATTGCATTTTAGTGATAAGTtaatagaaattgaaaatctaCATTAACCAAAGCAACGTCTTATCTTCATTGATTAGATTCTAAAACATTTGCAAAATGTGACCAAAAGTAGACAaggtattattttaaattcgtAAATGCGGTactttaaagttaaatttacATGTGAATGGGAAATGcgtaaatgtttttttaagctGCAGTATAATTTCTCTCCGTGTACTTGCAGTATGTGTAGCCTCAGAGTGGGTTCCGAGGGAGTATTTCTATGGGTGTTCTAGGGATATAAATTGGTCAAACCGCAACGCACACCCAAACACACACCGAAACACAAATCAGCCGTTCGCCGCAGGCTGTGCGGCTGCAAAGAAAGCGAAGAAGACAACAGCGGGctgaaaagcggaaaagcgtGGAAAGCGGAGAAAACTTTTACGAGGGCCGCAATGAGCGGCGAAAAGTTTCCTTTACGACAATTATGGTAAGGGCAGCGAGGGGATGATGAGGGAACCCGCGACGACCAACGACGACAAAGTTCAATTACGGTCAACACAAATTGTTTTGCAATTTGAAAACACATTTTCATAGTTTTTCACCCTGCAGCACCAGGGTAATGAGGGACTGCTGCACTCACCCCCACTtccgctcctgctcctcctcctggaggccgcaaagtatgcaatgaaaGAGCACGCACAAAGATTGTAATCGTGATTTGCGCATATTGcgtaaaattgaattttcaagtAACCGAAAAGTTGCCTTCAGTAAGTAAGGGCGGATGGGCAAGTGGGCGTGGCGGCAGGCCAGGAGATTTCTCAATTCGAGTTCTTGGAATACAAGAgtgtgcgtatgtgtgtgtgtgatgggATGGCAGCGTGATTTTGAGGGTTAAGAAGTTCAGGTCAcctttactttttattaaaaaaaatattattaatatattaataatattaatatatttttctttccctTTCTTGGCCTGCAATGTACAAGCAAAGCAGGACTCTGAGAGAGTTTTGCCCTTTATTACAACTGAGCGGAATTAAAAGGAAAACGACCgctcttttagttttttttcggttATTCTAGTGATCGGAGCCACATCTAGTATGTGATCTCTATCATCTACTCTCTTCCTCTCCCTGCAATGTACCAGCAAAGCAACAACAGCTCCACTCAGTAGCCAACGAGAGAGTAGTACTCTGAGGGAGCTTCGACTTGTTTCTCTTTGAATAAAACTGACTCAGTTGAACTGAGTCAACTCACAAAAGAAACATAAAAGGCGTAAGGAACTAACCAAAAGAATATACTATTAAAGTCTAACTGCCTCTATAAGGCcttaatttatattccttaACTTTCCCGAGATCAGAACTCTCCGTatcatatttacatatatccTCATGTTTCCCGCCTGACCACAAATCACGCTTTCATCTCCTTCAGAGTCATCGGCAAACCGGCAATGACAGTTGCACTTGGTCAACCACTCAGGCCTgatgtgtgtctgtgtgtgtgtctgtgcgtGTTTACATGTTGGGCCAACATCCTTTGAATCCCCGAGTCCTGCATCCGCTTACCAACTATTTGCTCTGGCTTAATTGTGGTCAGCCTGCCGAGGAGCAGGGGGTAGGAGGAGGAACTACAGCTCCAAGGAGCAACCAGGTCCAGGCAAATGACAGGCGAACAGGCGAGCTTACATCACTAAGTCCTGGCGTGCTGTAAAGCAATCCTTTAGCAGGGAGCTGAAAATGCAACCTTTGTTctgtcattattattattattttcctttttgggcGAAACAcgattttaatttcattcgaAATTCATGGGCTGCAGTTTCTGAGagcaaagaagaagaaggagcaGAAGGAGCTGCTCCTTGGTGTTGCAATTGAATTCGCGTCGAGACGCCAAGCTGGCAAATAGCTTTATTCCGGTCTGgcggaaaattcaatttgccgCGGAGCTCCTTTAATATGCGGCGCGTCTTAGGCCATTGTCTTCCCCGACTCCCCTCCAACTGGTAAAGATCCCCCCCCAAAACGGCTTTCGAGCTGCGTTTCTGGTCTGGTCCTGTTTCCTGGCCAACTCCCTGTACCCCCCTGCCAAGGccgttttaatttaatattcataagCAGCAGTTAATGAAAAGCATTTGAAGACATGGCGGAGGGCAAGGGAAGGGGGACACACAGGACATGTGTGGCAGGGCAGAACAGGACATGGCatggcaggaggaggaggaggagacggGGACCAGTAATATCATGCGATATTGCGTTGCTATAATAAAATGTCAAATATGTTTGACGCAATTTAACCGCAACACAATCTCGCCAGGGCTCTCCTGTGCCACTCGACGTCGCTTAAGGACCCTCAAGGCAGCCAGGTGGGATGTACCGGGGAATGGGGATTGCGACAACGTCGATGGCCGACACGACATGGCAGgtaaaatggcaaatggcTTCAGTTACCCATTGCAGATGCCCCGACAACCAGACGAGGGTGCGGAATATGGCAGATCGAGGGGACAAACGGGTTTAAAATGctttcaaaacattttttacctttaagaaaaaatccaaaaaagtCTAGATTTAACCAAAAACCCTTGCCAAAGctgattttaatagtttaaaaaatttaaataaatttaaaattagtacCCAGAGGTACTTAAAGGTCGATAAACCCTCAGCAAAAACTTAAATGCTATTGCTTTCGCGCGATGCtgctgttatttttattagcaTAAAATGTGTACGTGAGAGAGGCCAATCTTAAAGAGCCGACACTAACCCAATCAGGGACCCCAAGAGCCAGGTGAATGGGGGTGCCACAAAAAGGGGGCCAAAGTCAatgtattgatttttttttccgtCGACAGGAAGAGCATTTTTCACCTGCCAATCGAAGACAAAGGCGAGATGCACAGGCCATTTGAGTTGTGGCCGCAATgagacatatatatatatccagcAAGGATATCAGGCAAGGATGCAGGCTGGGAGGAAAAACAGGTGAAAAAGAGCTCGAAGAAGACCTTGTCCCTGCGGCCAGCAAAACAGTCAATAAAAGTCCACTTACATTTCCTGCCGACATCTcaattattttcctttctctcagacacacacacacggggaGGAGCAGAATACACCTTTCAAAGATGTCCTTCGTACACTTCTGGCTTTGACATCCTCGAAATATTCGCTGTGCAATGATAATTCCAATTAAATTTTCAGGGAAAACGGTAGgcattcataaatatttcaatatagaGTACATATTCCTGGGAGAATTGATAATTTTGAGGTGGCAAAGGGTAAGCcaatttaattgattaattaacGAGAGAAAGTGAGAGGGTTAGGGGGAAAATCTAAGGGAAAATCAATGGAAAATCAGCAGCAATCACAGGCGTGTTTAATGCTCAATAATTGCATGAATTTGTGATGAGACTTTAAGAACCGCAGGGAGTATTTATTCTTGATAGCTTAATCCTGCTCCTAGGAGAAAATCAAACACGGCCAGGAAATGGCTTAATGAATGGCCTTCGAAATGGAAAACTGGGCGAAGCAGAGGCACCCAGCAATTGGAAAACGGAGAACGACTCCCCCGAGGAGCTCCAATTAAGCAAAAGGGAAACGGACAACGGCCAAATCGCTTAGCTCCTCCTGAGAAGTTGTGTTCGAAAACACTCGAAATGAACAAACCCATTTCGGAGCAACTTAAGATGATTACCGGGGCCCCAGGTCCGTCTCCGTGTCCGTCTCCTCGAGACTTGAGAAGGGCGGACAGCCGGCAATACAATGCCAAACAATTCATTTTGGCAAAAGCGCGGATTTCTTTCGCTTCGCCTCGCTGGGGGATAAAGCAGAACCGGAGAATTAGGGAAGCAGGATAAAGGAGCCGGGTGGGGAGGGGGGAGCAAAACCTGAAGCTGGGAATCCCGTCAAGCTGGCATAATCTGCTCTTCTCGCCGCATTCTCTCCGCTTGCttatttgcataaaataattgaaaggCGAAATTTAAAAGAATCAACAAAGGCGAAAAGCAGGGAAAACACAGAGCGCGAAAACAGGGAAACGCACTCGAGAAAATCCCCAGAAAAAACAGAGAGCGCGGAGTCGCAGGACTCGCACAAAGGATAACGGTCAAGTGAGCGGCTGCACTACACCTCCGACGAGTGCACTAATTACGACGGATGCAAGGCCTGCCGGGTTTACAGTAAGAGAAATTAGGGGTAGGTTATGCCATTAACTTTGAACTTTGAACTTTGAATTTTGACATATGTTATATATTGGTGACAAACAATGTTTAGGTGTATTAATCAGAATtctataacaaatataaataattaactaattGCTTTTGCATCAGGCACTTGGCTGAATGAAGTGTAGTACGTGGTTGAGAGCTCGGTTGAAGCAGGGTGAAGGTGACAGTCTCTTATCAACGGATTCTCGGAATCCCGCGATGGCTTCCGAAGAAGCATCCGATCTAAGTTGGGAATGATAAGAACTATTTATAACGATGACCGCACTCTCTGCGTGcacgtttatatatatatacatatatatatatatataaacaaccGATTTTCAAgtatgatatatttttatttaattaggtTCTTTAGActaatttttgaaaacaatATCAATCAAGTGGCCGAATTTATTGGACACATAAAATGTGCCCTTTTTGCTGCATTTCCATTAGTTTTTCTAGCATCTCAGGTGTTATAGCGATGATTTCTGCACGAATATTAGCCATGATCTCGTCATGATCTTGAAtgcttataaaataaatctttctGAAAAGTAAGGAAGACcccttttttaataaatgaattGTAAGgagttattattttaaaatataactttatttaaaacgATAAATACGAATTTGGCTAAGTTTCATTGTCCGCCtggcaaatataaaataataaataattgcaaaagAAGTCCCACATTCTGCCATCTTCCAAAAAGACGCAGTTCTCCTCATGATTTTTGTCGGTTGGTTGTCCCATACCCCACTTTAAAAATGGTAGTGGTTTGTGTGAGGCCACAGATACGAAGTGGCCCTCAATTTCTCGATCATTAATGCCTAGCCAATAGGACCAATTAGCAAGGTTTGATATAATGGCATTGATTTCATCTTCATTTCGAAAGGAGGCTAAGTAACCTCCCATCTCACGACACTTTCTCTCAGCAGTCTCCCGATTCGTATATTCATATACAATTCGAAAATATCTGTTACCGAATAGATTGAAACCAGATGGAATTGTAATCGTGGATGAAGCCGGGACTCCCGCCTTCGCTGCTTGTTGGGGCACTGCCGTCTTATTCGATTTTGCCTGTAATTGACTTTTCACCTCGGCAGCATCTGTCTTGTTCTGAACTAACTGCAGTTGATTTACAACCGTCTGAAGTTGGTTTTCAATCTTATTTTGTACCGCAATCAGACTGTCTTCTAGTTTAGCCTCCAGTTTCGTTTGCATCTCCTGAAGTTGTCTTCCCAGCTTTGCTACGACTCCTTGTAGTTGTCCTGCCAGTTTGGTTTGTACCGCAATCTGCTCTTCCAGCTTATTTTCCACTCCTTGTAGTTGACCTTCCAGCTTGGCATGCACCTCCTGAGGCAGCTTGGCCTGCACTTGACCTATTTTCACCTCCAATCTCTCCAGCTTCGATTTGATTTCGTTGTCAGCATTACGAGTGATCGTGTTTCCCTGGTTCTGGGCCTTGGCGACTTCGTTAAGCCGTGGGCTAAGTTCAGTAAGACAGATGCTGTCGCACTGATTTTGTTTTGACTCCTCAAATATACCCCGACTGATCCTCCGCGAAGGATCCTTGCAGGACACAGGCGGCCAGCGCCCAAAGGAAGAAGATAGCAAAGTTCTGCATCCTTTTACTAGGGGATTAAAAGACCGCGTAAGTTAAAAGTCTTTGGTAAACTGATTCccgaaatatttaaagactTTCGAAGAGGCATCCGGCTTCGGCTGGGATCGATAAgagctttaaatatatatacacaaatatataGAGAAGACGGCACTCCCTGTGCTCGTGGAGGTATACGCAAAATATGCATGGACTTATGTAGGATGAGCAATATACAAAATGATACACAACAAATCAACGGATTCCCGAAATCAGGCCATGGCTTCCGAAGAAGCATTCGAATGCTAAGTTTTGGATTGATAAGAACTATGTATAAAGATGACGGCacattttcaaattaatgcattatttttttattttatttattatctttatttaacaaacatataaacgatctgtaTAGGAAAGTGctaaactgtaaatataaaatgttcaatttattttttagcttttttgatTGCTTTTTGCATTTGGCCGAAATAATAGGGTATACAAAGGACGGCTACCTAGgttgtgtttattgttttctttaattgttgtttaatttcttaaaaaaaaattaatattttatagaaaaaatgtatgttaagAAAGTTGTTTACTTAAATTAGgaaagcttttaaaattattaaaaaaatggttttattCTCCCAAAGGTATAACCCACCCTAGAACTTAACCCACAATTGTCCTGAATCCTAATAGGGGGATCTTTGGctccattttgtttttctgttttgtttaattggcTTCGCGTCGCGAGAACTTTGTTTGGTCTCGACGGGAATCACGATTGTTGCCTCCTGCCGATTGACTAATTGgccagaaggaggaggagcaacagcagaGACAGAGCCACAGGAAGTCggaacgaggaggaggaggaggaggagcctgCCTGCCTTAAGTGTCGAGGCAAATCATTCACTTATTCAATTTGCCAACGATGCGAATTCGATTCGATTAAATTGCGACTGTGATGCCGCCGTGCAATTAGTTGGCCAGGACAGCAGCACCCAGCACTCCACTCAAAGGATGCTAATGCAATCTTTGACGTCCAATTGAATGGAATTAAATCGAGCATACTGGGTGTAATAATAATAGCCCGTCTCTACACGTGTCCCTCGTCCAACGCTCGTTATGTGTCCATCGATGCTCATAATTGAGTTAACTCTGTGTGACTGCTGCAATCACTGCATCATCCTCCCTGCAGCTCCGCCTTCTCCTGGTGTCGCTTAATTGACAGCGACgtatttaaatggaaatgccCCGATGATGGACAACGGATGGAGACGTCGTCGGGATGTACAAAATGTGATTTTATTGCCACACAGCTGCTCCGCCGGGCAATGTTTGGAACAGAGATGCTCTTGGTTTTCACTGATACTtggctttaatttattatcgAGATGAAagtttaagttatttttaaaatgtaacgTACATAGTTGAATAAGATTTAAATTCCCCTTTGAATAGTTATATTTCACTGCCAAATCCATACCAATATCACCTATCGAACCCCAGTTGCAACATCACTGACGACTGCTGTCTCCGCCTCACAATTGTCGTTTCATCGACTTAATTGAATCTGCCTTCCAAGCGTGGGATATCAGGGACAAGGAGGACAGGGTGGGGATCGGCTACAGGTACATAAGTAAATCCTGGTGTCAGGTGTGGCGGAGTATTGCTGGCTCAGCGTCAGGCGGCGGGAAGcctttgtaatttaaattcccTGTCGGGATTGCTGATGCGGCTCCTTCGCCGAAATAAACGTCAGGTAAACGACATAACGcatacttttttaattatgcaaaGAGCCGGAGGGGAAGTCGTCTCCAGTCTCCGGGAAAGCCAAGAACCGGGAGCTGATTGATTGACGACAAGCGCCACTCCGAACGAAACAATTGATGACGAGGCGAGGCGGCGGGAGAGAAACTGATGCCCCCATCGGAAGCGCAAATCTGGGCAAGCCCGCTAATGGCTTCCAATCCTCCTCCTCGGATGCTGAGCTGAGCCCTACCCTGGCACAACTATCGATGTCGTGGACTTTTCAGCGAACGACAAACAGCAGCCATTACGGCGCTCACTGGAGGGGGAGGGCGCTCCTCCTTATCCTGCTTCCGTTTCTTCTGAATCTTTAAGCTCTGCAGAAAACCATGACCAggacactctctctctctctctacgTTAATGGTTCTGGAGGAGATTTAACAAAGGAAGCAACTTTAAGGGACAAGCGGAAGTCCATTTAAAGTCTGGATTTTGTGTAAAAGCTTTGGGAAACGAATCAATATTTCACAGAGTTTATTTCGCAGGGAATTCCTTCTCAGGAGACTCATTCTTAAACTCCAACTggactatatattttttggacaTCTTCGATCTTGACGTGTTCAGTGagttatcatttttattttggttttctgCAAGTCTAAAAGTTTAAACATTAGTTTTCATTAAATGTACTCTTTCCTCTTCCGGTGAATGCAATCGAATGGGATTCGATTTGCCGCGAGCTAGGCTCCTCTTGCCTCCACATTCTGGCATTCACTGCCTCTTCCCTGTGGCCCCTTCTCGGTTATTGGCTCTTCCGGCAAACTGGCTGACAAGTTTCGAATTTCTTGGCgcttcaataataataacgcaGCACTCGCGCAGCTCTCGAAGGGTTTGGGCGATGGTCCAGTCCTCGAGGTTCTCAGGACTGCCGCAGCTAGACGCGAAAGAAGCTGCCTTTGGCTTCCTAAGTCCGCACACATCGCTGCACATTTATTTCCGGCAAATTAGGCTCAGCACGGTCCGGGAATCCCACGCCTACGCAGAacctggagctggagctggcaTCTTTTGGCAAGCCGCTTTGCGATTCAAACGTTGACgttgctcatacgccccgACGACCCGGACGACCTCAAGCCCCGGGAGCTCTGGAACCCCAAAAACCCCAACCGTTGTCAATGCGAAAACATGAAAATGATAACAGACAATTTATTgaagcgcacacacacatacactaagagagagagaaaggacATGCACAGGACATACCGCCGGTCGCtcaaaagtaggcaatgcGAATGGCCATGATTATTATGATTTGTCGATTCCCAGCCTACTTCTCATTCTCCTCCTGCTCTTGCTCCTCTTTCGTCCTTACATCAGTTTGaggtttgttttatttatggttGTCCATCGTCCTGTGCACGGTCAGAAATCAACTGTCTCCAGCGAAACATGTCCTAGGAGCCCTTGACCCTCCTCAGATGTGAAGTAACGAACTCCGAAAAGGACAACTTACTGGATTTTGGGCtttatttagattttcaaAGGCTTCTATGGTTACCTGAGACTCTTGAAGAGGCAGAAATCATTTGAAAACACTTGTGGAatatcaaataatttaattatattcacCAAAAAAAATCCCTCCCCTGTTAGTTTTAGCTAAAGACCCTGACTAACCCCAGTATTTCTGCTACCCAAACTCCTTCTTTATTCAAATGTATTCTATCTGTTTTATTAGGCCCCAATCCCGACCAGAATTCAATCCATTATCCTCACCGGGACACACACTAGTACCTGCCTTCCTTTTCGTGACAAATATGCAGCGCTCGCTCTTGAAAACGAAGCTATTTTGCatgtttttgattttgtacGCACGAGGGGA
It contains:
- the lectin-21Ca gene encoding collectin-11 → MQNFAIFFLWALAACVLQGSFAEDQSGPRLNEVAKAQNQGNTITRNADNEIKSKLERLEVKIGQVQAKLPQEVHAKLEGQLQGVENKLEEQIAVQTKLAGQLQGVVAKLGRQLQEMQTKLEAKLEDSLIAVQNKIENQLQTVVNQLQLVQNKTDAAEVKSQLQAKSNKTAVPQQAAKAGVPASSTITIPSGFNLFGINDREIEGHFVSVASHKPLPFLKWGMGQPTDKNHEENCVFLEDGRISDASSEAIAGFRESVDKRLSPSPCFNRALNHVLHFIQPSA